In Trichoderma breve strain T069 chromosome 4, whole genome shotgun sequence, the following proteins share a genomic window:
- a CDS encoding helix-loop-helix DNA-binding domain-containing protein, with protein MLAVRQPPSRMGSSQPDSDPFQMPFGYSVDGNQEPLFDAPEPAPGAPLLSETDSKFLSDFFDDMTANQYNMPSFGEGLNYNAWFDLPPQLMGTATSYGSHPHMGISGSHLMPPPPPPPSQPNAYQQHPSDDVLNAAATLMQNGPGMRGGHKNNDSSTPRRPLGPPVGHLRHQGLEEFREESRKGMAHTEIDNTFTEWMWGSGSKGRQHSTTRAIPVDYQWGSDSNFNLAQGYTPGENKETVETQHQEQLKCLECLEPNQSAATTRPSSPTNSQSTFPISLHRDTSESAERPDDDDDAPPRKRRKSKIKKDSTEEGEDQSTNGSKTAAAKRRKAKGDRNGSISSPPMEVGMAGKRRKSALNGVKPPRENLSEEQKRENHIRSEQKRRTLIKEGFDDLCEIVPGLNGGGFSKSTMLTMTADWLEELLVGNRDLTAQLAALEGR; from the exons ATGCTCGCCGTCCGGCAGCCTCCCAGCAGGATGGGTTCGTCGCAGCCCGATTCCGATCCTTTCCAGATGCCCTTCGGAT ATTCCGTCGATGGCAACCAAGAACCTCTATTCGATGCTCCCGAGCCTGCGCCCGGCGCTCCCTTGCTGAGCGAAACCGATAGCAAGTTTCTCAGTGATTTCTTCGATGACATGACAGCAAATCAGTACAACATGCCCTCTTTCGGAGAGGGTCTGAATTACAATGCCTGGTTCGACCTACCGCCCCAGTTGATGGGAACAGCAACTTCCTATGGATCTCA TCCACATATGGGCATATCTGGATCACATCTAatgccaccgccaccacctccaCCCTCTCAGCCAAACGCTTACCAACAACACCCCTCCGATGATGTTTTGaacgccgccgccacgtTGATGCAAAATGGACCCGGTATGCGTGGAGGTCACAAGAACAACGACTCATCTACCCCGCGGCGGCCCCTTGGTCCTCCAGTCGGTCACCTCCGCCACCAGGGTTTGGAAGAGTTCAGAGAAGAGAGCCGTAAAGGCATGGCGCACACGGAGATTGATAATACCTTTACAGAATGGATGTGGGGGTCGGGTTCCAAAGGACGTCAGCATTCGACCACACGGGCCATCCCCGTGGATTATCAATGGGGCTCTGATTCCAACTTTAACCTTGCCCAGGGCTATACACCCGGAGAGAATAAGGAAACGGTCGAGACTCAGCATCAGGAGCAGCTCAAGTGCCTCGAGTGTTTGGAACCCAACCAGAGCGCTGCAACAACTCGTCCTAGCAGCCCTACCAACAGCCAGTCTACGTTCCCGATAAGCTTACATAGAGATACATCAGAGTCCGCGGAGAGAccagacgatgacgacgatgcaCCCCCTCGCAAGAGACGGAAGAGCAAAATCAAGAAGGACAGTACAGAGGAAGGCGAGGATCAAAGCACTAACGGGAGCAagactgccgccgccaagcgaagaaaagcaaagggcGATCGGAATGGGTCCATCTCGTCGCCACCCATGGAAGTCGGCATGGCGGGCAAGCGACGGAAGTCAGCCCTGAACGGAGTCAAGCCACCGCGCGAAAACCTGTCGGAGGAGCAAAAGCGAGAAAACCATATCCGCAGCGAACAAAAGCGCCGAACCCTTATAAAAGAAGGGTTTGATGACTTGTGCGAAATTGTTCCCGGACTCAACGGGGGAGGCTTCAGCAAGAGCACAATGTTGACCATGACGGCAGACTGGCTAGAAGAACTCCTGGTGGGGAATAGGGACCTGACTGCTCAGCTCGCTGCCCTCGAAGGACGATGA